CACCGCACCCCCCAAGTGCTACCCCTTCTTTCCTGAATTCTGGAGCTCTAGGGCTTGGCGAGCTGGAAGAGGAGAAGGATCAGTGAACTAATTAGAAATGATTGTTCTTTCAGCATTAATTAGCTGTGCCGTAGGCTCTCTGGTCCACAGCCCCTGCCTCTCAGGccactccctcccctcctccatgaTTGAAAGTGATGGTCCTCTGGGGAGCACAGAGCTCCCAAGATGCACCTGGGCCACAGCTGGAAGCCTTCTACACAAGTGACACTTTGTGACTGAGCAGTCTCTGAGACCCTTTGGCCTCAGTctattcctctgtaaaatggagttgctTTTAGTAGAGACAGCACAGTACAATGGGAGGATCTCTGGGCTTGgtttgagtcagaagacccaggtgTGAGTCCTTtcttgaccttaggcaagtcacttaaaagtctcttggggcctcagtttcttcatacgTAAAATGGGCAAACATTTTATAAATCATTTCTCTGGAAGAAATTATTGAACTGTATAAATTCTTAGGTCAGATTGGAACAAAGTCTAGCAAAGATCTGAAAAAACTTCCAATCAGCAGCTTGCCCACTGTGTACCCAGACAGCCCAGTGCATGGCACACCATGCTGTCCACCCTCTGGCAATTTTCACTCTCTTGCCATCAAGCTCCCAGGTGTGTGATTTCAGGGACTCCCTCTGTCCACTCCTAACTCCTGGGGTGCAGAACCCCTAGATAGCAACCCCTCTCTGCCCAGCCTCTGTCAGTCCAGCTCCCTGAAGAACCTTGAGCCTCCATGCAGAGGGCAGATATGGGGGTAAGCAAGAGCCAGGCATCAACTGGCTGGACTTCAGGGGCCTGGGCATCATTGGGGCCTTGTGGTTGGTTTTTCTGTGTAGCTCGAATTGGGAAGATGAAGCGTCGGAAGCAGGATGAAGGCCAGGTATGTCCCCTGTGCAGCCGCCCCCTGGCAGGATCGGAGCCCGAGATGAGTAGGCATGTGGAGCGATGCCTGTCCCAGGTAGAGGTGCCACGgcctcccccccttcctccctccacccccactcccgGTGTCCTggcagggcagggctgctgtCCACTGGCATGCCTCTGTGCCTTggagggtgggagaagggagagctgaCCCTGGTGGGAAGGGCATGCCCAGCCCCATGGACCCCAGCTGCCTGCTCTGCCTCCTCAGAGGGAAGGCTCCTGCGTGGCCGAGGACGACTCTGTGGACATCGAGACTGAGAACAGCACCCGTTTTGAAGAGTATGAGTGGTGTGGGCAGAAGAGGATACGGGCCACCACCCTCCTGGAGGGCGGCTTCCGAGGTAAGGGCCTCTGAGGCCAGAGGCTCTGAGCATATTAACAGCCTCGGCCCAGTGGTGGGAGGGGGGGGAGTGACGACAGGAAACGGGTTGATCAGCCCTGGTGATGCATCGAAGGTGACAGCTCAGGCGGCTTAGCGCCCGCATCAAATATTAAAGGGACGGTTATGCATTTATCACTCCATCCCTTTTAAGGTTGATAAATGAGAATCCAGCAACCCGCTGCACACCTCCAGCGCTTCGGGCCCTCAGGGCTCCCAGACAAACACATTTTAtgtttcccttcttctccttgttCTCAGAGTCAGGGAAATCAGTTACAGAGGAAAGAGTGAGTTATGGCAAAATTTGACCTGCCGTGAGCTTTATTGGTGAATGTAATTTTAGCTCCAAGCCTGGCTCTTCGCCCTCAGCCTGACCTAGGAAGGAGCTAAGCCACACAGCTTCCTCTCCCCTCACAGCTCCCAGGTCATCTCAGGCCTGGGGTGCAGAAGACCCCAGGACTGGCCACAGACATTTCTGAGACCCCAAGGGGAGTAGTTGGTATCATTGGCAGAGATCTTAGACCTATCTGTGGTGATCTCTTGATTgtagtagggtgggggggagcaGAATATCTCCCACACCTATTAATAATTTAAGTAGCAATACTTGGAGATCAAAGCTGAGCCTTCTCAGCCATCTCTGGGGGCATAACCAGTCCTTAGACTGGAATCTGTTGTCAGCCAAGTTGGGACTGCTGCGTCCACCGGGCCCAAGGGAGAGGCTCATTCCCCTCCTGGCTTCTGGTAGTACAGATGGACACCCCACCTTTGTCTACCTGTTATGGGAAGCCACAGTAAGATAGGCACTCTATGGAATGGGCAGGGCTTGGCACAGCCCAGGAGAGTATCATGCCAAGGAAGGTCCAGGCCACCATCAACAGGTTGTGTTAGGAGAGGCAAGCATCTCCCAAGAAATCCCAAATTGGGATTTCCAAAAGCATCTGACCACCACTGCCTGAGGGGCTGGTCAGTGAGGGAAGCCATCTGCTTCCCAGCCACCCCTAGCCCTGTCAAAGACTGCTGCCCCAGCAGCGGAAGGTGCTGGACCAGgcattctttctcttcccccagcccccaccccaaaTGGGTCAGGTCTGGTCTAGCTCCTTgttgggaaaggagggggagtgTAGTAACCCGTGCTACAGATGGGAGACTGAGGCACTAAGCCCAGAAGCTGGTGGagtgggatcataggatcatagaggtCCTAAGAGGCAATCAAGCCTTTGTTTGATggtggggaagctgaggcacagagatgttaagcaacttgcctgggCTCTCAcagctaggaattgtctgaggagggatttgaacccaagacttcctgactccatggccagaGCATTCTCTCTTGTCACCCCACTGGAGAAAGGATGATACTGTGGAAGGAAAGCCAGGCCCCAGCCCTGTACCTtaattgctgtgtgaccttgtacagtcTGTTTCCCTTCAGTagatctcagcttcctcctccttCAAAAGAGGGGCTTGGCCTGGATGGTCTTGGGGTGCTGTGCCAAAAAGCTCTTGGAGATGCGTAGCTGTTCTCCCAGGCATGTTGTGGGTGGGGGGCAGCCTCGCATCTCCAAGGGGCATGCAGTGGCTCTCACCCCAGGGAATTGTAATTCTGTCATCACCCTCTCCCCTGCAGTGCTGCGGACACCTCGCCTTGCCAGGGTGCCTGCTACACGGCACGCTTTGAGGTTGTCTTAAAAATACAAACCAGCTGGGCATTTCTGGCCCCAAATATTTACTCCATAAGGTTCTCCCTTTAAAGAATTCCCAAGGGGGGGCTCAAGAGGGGCTGGTCTTTGAAAGATTCAGCGAGTGCACACGTCTGTGTGTGACTTGAAAGGAGGGGGCTCCTTTATCTACAGAAAAGCGCACCCGCTTTCCCTGACAAGCTGCTGTCATCTCTTAACCAGCTTAGTGCAGTCAGAAGGCGAGCCCACTTGAAACACTGTTTTACACAGGGATCAATGGCAAGACACAAAACCAGTGGTGGAGAAGCAGGCGAGGGAGGGAGCCTAGCCTGATAGCACCAGGCCACAGGGGAGCCTTCTGAGACCCCACTGGAGCCCGAGCAGCCACAGCCCATGAAAGGCCTGCCGCAGAGGCGGGTGCTCTGGGGGGGCCCGGGCGTGGTCCTCAGGGATGGAGAGCATCGATCGCCCCACCATGAGCTGAGCCTCAAGCCTTGAGTTGGGAGCCCAGGCTGGCGGCCGCGTGCGTAATGTGATTGAAAGGCAGTTAAAATGGCGGTGACCTTTTCAGGAGGAATTAGATTGCCTGCCAAGACCAGTTAGAGGGAGTGATAACGCCAGCTTGAGGAAGCTGTCCAACAGACTTCAGAGAGAGAGTGAGCcacagacagggacagagacaccTGATGGGGCAGAGGACAGCCTGGGAGAATTAGGGATCAGACCCTGCTCCCTGCTCAtcctctgtcccctcccctctGGGAACTTCTCTTTTTGAGCCTGTCAGTTGTCTTGAAAATGACCCGCCTGCCGGTGTGGGAACAGCAGGTCTTGGGACAGAGGCAGCAGCCACCTGTTCGCCCTGATGGAGCCATGATCCCACAGGGCCTCAAGGTGGCCTCATCTGAGGAATCACAAGACTCCAGGGGACTAGAGAAAGATCCCCTTGGACCCTGCCTAAGGAAGGGAACACTTCTGAACCTGGGGGAGTCATGGGGTGCCAGCCAAACTTGAGGCCAGCGAGTATGCCCTCCTCCCACGTCTCTGCTTCCTTGGGGGCTGGGAGGACTGGTGAAGGGGAGGCTTTGAAGGGCCTTCCCTGAAACCAAAGACAAGCTTGTGCCATGTAGTAAGAGGCATTGAGGCCTGAGGCTCTTGACGGAGACTCCCCAGATGACCTAGGGCCAGTTCCTTccccactctgtgcctcagtttcttcctctctaaaatgagggggcgAGGCTCCCTTCCTGGACATGTCCCCATAGCTGCCCAGACCCAGAGAGGGTGAAATGCAGAGGGGGCTTGTCTCCTGTTGGGAGGTGGGCTCATGTGACTGCAGCTCCCTGAAAGTGAAGGTCAcaccagaaagagaagagataggCCAACCCCACCTTGATGCCAGATACAGGAACAATGAGATGGAGAGATCTCCCAAGAGACAGGCcaggaaatggaagggacctgCCTGGGACCCCGAGTGCTTTCAGCCAATGAATTGGGAAGCCTATACTTAGCCCTATCACCAAGcttggcagaaaaggaaaaaaaagtctgtcTGGGAATAGAGCCGTCCTGGGCAGCTTCTAGCCATCTTCTCACTGCACCCTGGAGACAGCTCCTGGGAGCACGCGGCTTCTCAGGGGAGGAGCCAGGCAAGGGAGGCCTCATTCACCTCTCACTCGAGGACAACACAATGTCAGGGCCACTCTGGGATCGTCGAGTGAAAAGCTGGTGAGACAGATGGTCTGTCAGGCCTGAAGCCCAAGCCTGGGGGGAGGGGCCTGATGATGTGGCACCTGCCTTCTCTGAGGCAGCAGTGGCAGCCTggctccccaccctccacccagTGTGGCAGAGGCCATGGCTGCCACCCCTGCTATCTGGCATGGGAGATGGCAGGTGTTGGAAGCAGCTAGCATCTGCCTTTGTTGTAGATGCTAAGGAGTGACCTGGGGattgggaagaggagggggaggaggtatGTTCTTCTAGTAGAACATACCCTCTGACCTTCTGGCCCCAGTGTGGAGTGTGGCTGCTCACTGCTCAAGTGACACAGTTGTCGAGTCAGGGGCAGTGAAAGAAGCAGAGGCTGGGGGATCGGTAGGCTCAAACGTCGCCTCCTGCCTGTGTCTTTTCTGACGTGCGCCAGCGAGTGAGGCAGTGAAACGCATTATCGAGTGGTGCCCGGAAAGTGGCTAACTGCGTTTGACACACGCCAACTCCCTGCCTCCACACTGGATAATTGCATTGTCAACTGCTCAGCCAAGTGGCAGGTGACAGACACTGCCGGCCGATTGATTGTCCCGGCATCGCCCAGGCCGGCTCTGAGGACTGTCAGACCCCAATCGATGGCGTTTACACAAGCCACCACAACGGCATCGGTAACTAATTTCAGCTGGAAATTCGTCTGTAGCCAACACCCCAGCCTGCCTCATCCCCTCCAGTCCCAtcctgtctcacacacacacacccagtgGGAGGGAGGGGCAGCTCCTTCTGGCCCTCCCCCTGCTCCATTTTGGTGCAGCAGGTGAGGAAATCAATGGGGGCTTTTTTGTGGTCACAGATTCCAGGACATTACCACACCAAGCTCACACACATCTCTGGTTTCCCAGTCAATATGCTGATCAATTGATTAAATTAACACTGACTTTCTTCTTACTGGCCCAGGAAAAAAATTAGTTTGGAGGAGAGGGGATTATTTTATGAAATTTAGACCTTGTTATCATTTCAGCGCCCACCCTTCCCTCTCCTAGCTCAGTGCTCATTTCAGGATCTTGTCATGACAGGGTTGGGCCCAGCTCCCAAGCTTCAAAGCTGAAGCTGCTCCAGTTGGGGTTTCTCTTGCCTTTTGGGCCCTCCCATGGTGCCCCCCACCCACCCATGCCTCTTACTAGTGGGTCACTGGGTTGAGATCCCAGACTGGAAGAGCCCCAGAGCACCTGACCAGGCTTTCATGCTCAGCAAAAAGATCCTCCCTCCTTGCTTTTAGAAGTCATGGAGCAACAGCCCTGGGCACAGAGATCAGTCATTCCAAGGTAGCAGGAATTCGAACAGTCATCCACTCCCACCTCCTTTACCAGAGATGGGAGAGGTCCCCTTCTTTATGCCCCAAGGAGTAGTCTGTGGTCTGGGCGTAGCCAGCCTTTCCTGGAGCTTGGGGAAAGAGCTTGCTGTGGTCAATCTTTCTGTAGTTGGGCCAGGCATCAGAGCAGAGCCTATGGCAGGGCTAAGATTGCTTCCTAGGCCATCTTGTCTACAAATGCTACTTTGGAATATTTCAACAGCTGAGTGTAAAAAGAAGATTCAGGACCTTTCCAGGCCAGGGGGCCGTCTGGGGAATCCGCATAAAATGACTTTACGACCATTTCTTTTTATTGGGATGCTATGAGAAGTCAGCAAGTGACatttcattaagaaaataaagtttaacaGGCCAGGGAGCAGGGTGCATATAGACTTGGCAGGATTTTGTCAAAATGTTTGGGGAGATAGAGGGGGGCACCGTCCCctggagggtggggggaatgcCATCTGTCAGCCTCAAGCACTAGCCCATGGACTGTCTCACGGAAGGCCAAGCTCAGCGATCATGTGATCCTAGACCTGAGAGATTTTCATCtgtcccactcattttacagaggaggtagCTGAGGCCCCGAGGGCCTAAAGGACTTGACCAGGGTTGCCCAGGTCATTGGTAGCAGAATTGGGGTTTGAACAGGAGTCTCTGACTTAGGTCTAACAATCTTTCTAAAGCTTTGAAGCTCACTGTCTGAGCAAGAGAAGCTGGGGCTCAGGCTCACACAGCCCTGAGAAGGCCACCCTGGCCTCTCTGAGCCATCCAGGTAAGAGCAGAGCAGCAGAGAGTGTGTGCACCCCCCTCAAACTAGCTCTTGTACCATCAGGAGAACTGGAGGTGGACCATAGGCCAGCTGCTTCTACAGCTTTGTTTACAGGTTTCAGGAAAGGAGAGGCCATGGGGGGCTTGAAAGGCGAGGCGGAGTTTGTTAATGATTTGGGGCTCTTAAACACCTTTGGGGTATTTATTTTAAATCGTTTCCAAGAAGCTGAGACCCCTCTAACCCCGCCTGAGCGGGCAGCGGCAGGCGAACAGCCGCCAGGAGGATATGAAGTTGACCTCATCACTCGTCACTCACTGAAGGTGGCCCTCGGCTTCCGCAGCCCCTGGCAGAAGCAGGAATAACTTGATTTGGTGAGCGTCGGGCCAGCAGCCCCCAGAAAGCTGTGTGTACACAGTGCTGGGGGCTGGGGGGGCTGCAGCCATCCTGATAGGTATATCCTGATTGATGGGGGAGTTTGTCTCCCAAACTGTCAGTGGGTTTATGGAGGTGCCACTCACTGGTGAAGCCGAAATTGCTTCTCAGAGCACACCTGGCCAGCCACAGGACCCATGGAAATGGCTGCCAGCTGCCCATTAGCTTTTTTCAGAATGGGAGTGGGGTGAAGACAcctgccctcctccctccctccctaaaggACCACAGGTAATCTGATCTCTAGAGTAGCCCAGAGACCTGCATTATGtaaacattcattcaacaaaactTTGTTGGACATCTGCCCATTGTATATATCTTGATTCTTTGAAGACTCATTTCTCTGAGGGTGGGTGGACAGTGAAAAGTGCCCAGTGGCCTCCCTAGGACAGAGGGTCTATGAAAGCTTGGTGCTGCAGCCAGCAAGGGGCATGGCATGGCCTAGAGCCTTTCCCTCCTGATGGTGTGTTGTGGAACCAGAAGACCCTGGCTGCCTATGTAGCAAGGCCATCATGGGCCAGTGTCCTTCAGGAGCATGGGGCCCAGGCActtgggaagaagggaaggagcagGTGTGAGCATGTATCCCACTGGGGCCATTCTCCCTACCAATGTGTGACTGCTCTTGTCCAGGAATCTGGTCTGAATGAGGCAGGATGAATAATTAATGGCAGGCAGTTCAGACACCAAATATTTGAGCAGCTGCTTGGTGATTTTGCTGGCAGAGACCTTGAGGCAGAACCAAGAAGCTGGGCCCCTGGGGTCATGGTGACCCCAGCTGTGGCAGAGCAGGGCATCCCTATTGGGCGCAACCTGTTCAGATCTGCCCTCCAGGCAAGGTGGCCCACGGCGCTCTCAGGTGTGAGGGAAGGAGAGCCTGAAGCACCCATTTGGCCTTCAGAAAGTCAGCACCTCCGTCTGCAGAATGGGGGTAGGTTGGCCAGTGAGTATGCAGGATTTGAGCTGATAGTGAGACATTGCAATGAAGGCCTGGGAGGGCCTTGGGCTGTCTATCCTGTTATCTCTTCTCTTCATAGGTTCTCAGAATCCTTCCTGAGTTTTACCTCTCAGGGCCCTATTTGGAAGCAAGGCCAGGGCCGGAACTAGTGGGCTGCACTATACTCTGGGTGCTGCGCCATAGGGGAGATTACAGAGCTGGACTCTGGTGGCTGGGCAAAGGCCCATGGGAGCATCATTGATCAGGGGGCCTTGATTGCCAGGCCGGAGGAGTTGGGCCTCTTGGGAGTCTGTCAAGGGTCACTTAAGACTCAAGTTCAGCCCTGATTCCAACATGCGTGTACacggtaagtgacttgcctttctCATGCCCTGGTATCTGTCTCCCCACAGGTTCTGGCTTCATCATGTGCAGTGGCAAAGAGAATCCAGACAGTGATGCTGACCTGGATGTAGATGGAGATGATACCTTGGAGTACGGGAAGCCCCAGTATCCTCTGGGGCACATTTGGGAAGGGCAGAGCACACTGGCTGCCCTTGATCCATTGGGTGGCCCTGTACGTGGTCCTTGTTGTTTACCTAGCTAGGGGCCCCAGGGGAAGCCCAGCAGCCACAGCCCCACCCAAAAGGAATCCTCACTCGAAGGGCTTGGGGAGCCCCTTCCTCAAAGCCTTCCCCGTGAGCCAAGGCTTGGTCTTGGTGAGCAGAGCCAGTTTTCTCCACCTTAAGGCTGCAGCCTTACATTGCTTGGAGAGACCCCGCTGCCCCAGTCACTTCCCACCCATCATTTGGGAGCCTCTTCACTCAGCTAATGTGATCCTGGGACTGGCGTGTTCTGACTTAAATGCTGGCTCTGGCCAGGCTGATTTGGAGGTACTGAGAGGCCAGTGAAACATCTGCCGGGCAGTATTTACCTTAACTTACGTCCAGATACACTGAGGCTGATGTCATCCCATGTACTGGTGAGGAGCCAGGTGAAGCCAAAGAGAGAGAGGCCCTCAGGGGGGCCGTGCTGAAGTAAGTACATAGGCATGGGGGGGGGGCTACTGCCTCCTTGTGGAAGCCATGTGGAACACTTGCTGGGGCAACTCCCATCAgtgtctctccctactcccccaCCCAAAGGCCTCACTGCTCCCCTCTTCTGTTTCAGTGGCGGCACACCCAGTACTCGGATAACACCAGAGTTCTCTAAGTGGGCCAGCGATGGTGAGTCTTGAACTTGGAGGAGGGGCAGCCTTAACAGCTGAGCCTAGCCCTGGTCCTGCTGGCAGGGGGAAGGACACAAGGACATTGACTGCCTTGTCCCCTGCTGTGTAGCACTCCCCATGGGCCCCCCAGCGCATCCATCACCTGCTACTCTCTTGTGTCGGCCCCTCACCCTGGGAACTGTGGCTGAGGCAGTACAAAAGGGTACCTGAGCAGAGGCCTCAGAAGGAAAGAATTAGTGCCAGCCCTACCAGGGAAGCCACCCTCTGCTCTGAGGACCTGGCTTCCTGCTTTTCCTCTAACCCTTGGGCCAGGGCCAGGATTCCTATCCAATCTGGTCAGGAGCTGTCCAGCAGCTAGCACCCCTGCTCTGGGGATGAGGCTGTCTGTCCTCCATCTGATCTCATGGGAGCAGCCCCTCCATAGCCCTGATTGGGAACATCCAGGGCCAGGCATGGGGCTAAGTTTCTCCTTCTCCAGCAGAGATGCCCTCCACAAGTAATGGTGAGAGCAGCAAACAGGAGGTGGCCATGCAGAAGACATGCAAGAACAGTGACATTGAAAAGTGAGTGTCTGGGGgcctggggagggaaaggggccCTTCCCTGACACAGAGGCGCCTCCTCGGACTGAGCCTGTGGGTGGCAGCAAGTAGGGAGGGCAGGAGAAGGATGGGACTGAGTGAAGGGCAGGCAAGCTGTCTATGACTGCCTGGATGCTGAATTGATAAGCGGGCCCGGCCTGGAGAGCCTGGGAGCGCCTGCCCGAGAGCCCCGCCGCTGAGCTGTGATATATGGCAGCCCAGCCCAGCCATAGCAGCTGATTCATCTCCAGTTTCTGTTTCTTAATCGGGAGCTAAAttggtttcatttttcttgtccCGGGTGTTGCTCGCGGCAAGTTGAGGCAGAACCGTTGGGCTTCAGCATTCGTAGCTAGAATTTTTTGGCCTTGGTGTTGTGGCCAGTGTAGGTCAGGGGAGCATCTTGTTAGTGCCCCCCAATCCTCCCATCAGCGGTGGTTTTGGGGCCTGAGTAACAGGCTTCTGTCCTGTTTTCAGAGAGCTGCCTAAGCAGGGCACAGGTTGAGGGAAGAGGACAGCCAaagctctggctctggctctggctTACAGCTTGGCGCCCTGGAGCAGTGCACCAACCCCGCTGCTTTAGGAAGTAGGTTTCACCCCAAGGGTCTGGAGGACAGCTGCAGCCCCAGTTGGCAGGGTCTTTGTGGCTCTTGAGGGCAGCTCCGGGGAGGCTGCAGGTGGCTTGGGTGCCCTCTCCTTGCCCCAGAGGTGCTGCCTGAGTCCAGCCCCCACGTGGGAGCCAGGGTCATGTGGGGGGAAAAGGCAGCATCTTAATTCCGAGGGCCAATGTTCAATTTTGCTTCCTGCCACCAAAGTAGATTGCAGGCCAGCGTGCGAGTCTGGCTTCCTGGCCCACTGGGTCACCTCCcatttgttttcctcaattttctgttGTCATAAATTCATTCCAGCCCGTTGTGGTTGATCAGTTTATCTCGGTCGGGGCAGAGAGCGCTGCTAGCATGATATATGACATGAAACGTTTTAGCCAGCCTCTCCATGAATCACTCCAGCTGCTCCGTGTCAGCGGCAAGGCAAACAGGCCCGTGCGGCCGACCAGGCCGCCGATGAGCTCAGGATGGGAAGAGACATGACGTATGAATGTTTATTTAATAATTCTCTAATATTTCCAGCCGAGTGTGGTTGTGCCTTCCGaatgggggctggggaggggtcGGGGGAGGGGAGCGAACTCTAATCTGGAGGAGCTGGTCATAAATCAGGAAGACAACATCATTAATCAGGGAAGGAGGTGGGCCCAGGGGCCACTGGCTGTCCTGTGCGGCCAGGCCTAGACTGTCAGGGCTTGGAGAGGACCAGGCTGGCCGAGATGGGGGCCGGTGTGGGTGggtgtgcatgcatacatgtggTGTCTCTGCCTGTgcgggatggggtggggggaatgtttTATAAAACAAGTCTTGATTTCCATGCTCCTCGCCTGGCAAAGTGTCGCACATAATAGGCAGTGGGGCCCCAGTGGGCAAGGGAAGTGTGTGAAGCCTGGGATTTGAGTCGGC
The DNA window shown above is from Notamacropus eugenii isolate mMacEug1 chromosome 2, mMacEug1.pri_v2, whole genome shotgun sequence and carries:
- the RNF220 gene encoding E3 ubiquitin-protein ligase RNF220 isoform X5, translated to MPRARSRGRSGAAGVGGGRREETFLRVRANRQTRLNARIGKMKRRKQDEGQVCPLCSRPLAGSEPEMSRHVERCLSQREGSCVAEDDSVDIETENSTRFEEYEWCGQKRIRATTLLEGGFRGSGFIMCSGKENPDSDADLDVDGDDTLEYGKPQYTEADVIPCTGEEPGEAKEREALRGAVLNGGTPSTRITPEFSKWASDEMPSTSNGESSKQEVAMQKTCKNSDIEKITEDSAVTTFEALKARVRELERQLSRGDRYKCLICMDSYTMPLTSIQCWHVHCEECWLRTLGAKKLCPQCNTITAPGDLRRIYL